The Streptomyces achromogenes DNA segment GCCGCTCGAAGAGACCGAGCTCGTCGACATCGAGAGCTACACCACCGAGTCCGAGGTCCCCGTCGAGGGTGAGTACACCTCGGAGTCCCTGGCCTCCCGCTTCGGCGAGGCCCAGCCGGCGGCCGGCCTGGGCCGTCGCAAGAACGCCATCGCCCGCGTCCGGATCGTTCCGGGCTCCGGCAAGTGGAAGATCAACGGGCGCACGCTCGAGGACTACTTCCCGAACAAGGTGCACCAGCAGGAAGTCAACGAGCCCTTCAAGGTGCTCGAGCTCGACAACCGCTACGACGTCATCGCCCGTATCTCGGGTGGCGGTGTCTCCGGTCAGGCCGGTGCGCTCCGTCTCGGTGTCGCTCGTGCGCTGAACGAGGCCGACGTCGACAACAACCGCGGCACCCTCAAGAAGGCCGGCTTCCTCACGCGTGACGACCGCGCGGTCGAGCGCAAGAAGGCCGGTCTGAAGAAGGCCCGCAAGGCCCCGCAGTACAGCAAGCGCTAAGCTTCGCTGCCTGCTCGTACGTATCCCGGAGCGGGTCTCATCGCCTCGCCCGTACGTACTCCGAACGCCCCGGCGGCACGCCACAGTGTCGTCGGGGCGTTCGTTTTATCGCAGCCGTGGGCGTATAACGGCACAAGGTGCTCAAAGGGTTGTGCGATGGGATGTCCGGGGCATCAAATGCCTGGATGCGGGATGGGATGCGGGAGCGGCCGCAGGCCGACCGACCGGCGACCCGGCCCGCACGGCCTGTGAAACTGACGCTTCCTCAGGAGGACAAGTGGGACGACTCTTCGGCACGGACGGCGTGCGCGGTGTCGCCAACGCGGATCTGACGGCGGAGATGGCCCTCGGCCTGTCCGTCGCGGCGGCGCACGTGCTGGCCGAGGCGGGCACCTTCGAGGGTCACCGACCGGTGGCCGTCGTCGGACGGGACCCGCGCGCGTCCGGGGAGTTCCTGGAAGCGGCCGTGGTGGCGGGTCTGGCCAGTGCGGGCGTGGACGTGCTGAAGGTCGGCGTGCTGCCGACGCCGGCGGTCGCGTACCTCACCGGCGTGCTCGGCGCGGACCTCGGCGTGATGCTCTCGGCCAGCCACAACGCCATGCCCGACAACGGGGTCAAGTTCTTCGCCCGCGGCGGTCACAAGCTCGCCGACGAGCTCGAGGACGCCATCGAGACCGTGTACGAGGAGCACCGCACCGGCGCTCCCTGGGACCGGCCGACCGGCGGCGGCGTCGGTCGCGTGCGTTCGTACGACGAGGGGTTCGACCGGTACGTCGCCCACCTCATCGCCGTCCTGCCCAACCGTCTCGACGGGCTGCGGATCGTCCTCGACGAGGCGCACGGCGCTGCCGCGTGGGTGTCGCCGGAGGCGTTCGCCCGGGCCGGCGCGGAGATCGTGACCATCGGGGCGGAGCCGGACGGGCTCAACATCAACGACGGCTGCGGGTCGACCCACCTCGACAAGCTGAAGGCCGCGGTCATCGAGCACGGCGCCGCCCTCGGCATCGCGCACGACGGCGACGCGGACCGCTGCCTCGCCGTGGACCACACCGGTGAGGAGATCGACGGCGACCAGATCCTCGCCGTGCTGGCGCTGTCCATGCGGGAGCGGGGCGTGCTGCGCTCGGACACCGTTGTCGCGACGGTCATGTCCAACCTCGGGTTCAAGCTGGCCATGGAGCGCGAGGGGATCCACCTCGTGCAGGCCGCGGTCGGCGACCGCTATGTGCTCGAGGAGATGAAGGAGCACGGGTACGCGCTCGGCGGCGAGCAGTCCGGGCACGTGATCATCCTCGACCATGCGACGACCGGCGACGGCACACTGACCGGGCTGATGCTGGCGGCTCGCGTCGCGGAGACCGGGCGGTCGTTGCGTGAGCTGGCCTCCGTGATGGAGCGGCTGCCGCAGGTGCTGATCAATGTGCCCGACGTCGACAGGTCCCGGGTGGGGGACTCGGTCGAGCTGGCGACTGCCGTCGGCGAGGCGGAGCGGGAACTCGGGTCCACCGGGCGGGTGTTGCTGCGGCCTTCCGGGACCGAGCCGCTGGTTCGGGTGATGGTCGAGGCGGCGGACATCGATCAGGCTCGTGCTGTTGCCGGGCGGCTGGCGGATGTCGTGAAGTCCGCGCTGGGTTAGCCGGGGGCGGGCCGGGCCGGGGCGGATCGGGTTTGGGGTTCTGCGCGTCGCGGGGTGCGGGTGCGGGTGCGTTGTGGCTTGTCGCGCGGTTCCCCGCGCCCCTGGGTGGGTCCGGCCTGGCCGGTGGTGATGGGTGCGGGTGGGGTGGGGTGGGTCGCGGGGTTTCCCGCGCCCCTGGGGGTTGGGGTGGGCGGGGTCGTCAGGTTGCTTTGGCTGGGGGGCGTTGCTTTGACCAGGCCCATTTCTGGATCAGCAGGGTCAGGGTGCCGGCCAGGATGATGCCCAGGAGGTTCAGCAGGAGCTGTTGTGCCGAGCCCCACGTCTGGTTCATGTCGCCATAGCTGAGGGCGACCGCCGCGTTCGCCGCCGCCGGGACCGTCGTCACCGAGATCGCCACGCCCACCAGGGCGCCCGATTTCGCCGAGGTCAGGGAGAGGGTGCCGGCGACTCCGGCGAGCACGGCGACGACGAAGGAGAAGGCGTCCGGGGCGTAGACGAAGCCGGTCTGCGGGCGGTCCCCCTCCAGTCGGTCCTTGCTGAACAGGTCCAGCGCGTCCATGAAGAGGCTGAAGCCCACGGTCACCGCCATGGCCACGGCGAAGCCCACCAGGAGTGCGATCAGTGAGCGCAGGGCCAGGCGGGGGGCGCGCTGCACGATCGAGGTGGAGATGCCGGCGAGCGGGCCGAACTCCGGGCCGACCGCCATCGCGCCGACGATGAGGACCGCGTTGTCGAGCACCACGCCGCAGGCCGCGATCATCGTGGCCAGCGTGATGAAGGCGAGGTAGGTGACGGAGAGCGTCGAGTCCTCGTGGGTGGCGTCGGTCAGGTGCTCCCACAGGACCGCGTCCGCGCCTTCGCCGGGAGCTTCCGCCTCGGCCTTGTCCGCACGCAGGGAGAGCGACAGGTCGATGTTCTCCACGGCGATCGAGCCGGTCTCCTCCAGGCCCAACTCCTGGAGGTCGGAAAGGAGTTCGTCGCCCGCCTCGCGGGCCACGTCGCACAGGACGACGTCGCCGGCCGGGTTGCGGGCGGCCCGGGGCAGGACCACGAGGTGGGTGGCCCCGACGGTCCGCTCGATCAGGCGGACCACGTCGTCGGTCCGCTCCGCCGGGGTGATCAGGCGCAGGTGCAGCATGGGGGCAGGGTAGCCGTCAGAGTTTGCGCAGGCGCAGCCGCTGGACCTTGTGGTCGGGTCCCTTGCGGACCACGAGGCCGGCCCGGCCGCGGGTGGGGGCGATGTTCTCCACCAGGTTGGGCTTGTTGATGGTGCGCCAGAGCGTGCGGGCGTAGTCGAGGGCCTCCTCCTCGGAGACCTGGGTGTACTTGCGGAAGTACGAGTCCGGGTTCTGGAAGGCGGTCTGACGCAGTTTCCGGAACCGGCTGAGGTACCAGCGCTCGATGTCCTCGGTGCTCGCGTCGACGTACACGCTGAAGTCGAAGTAGTCGGCGAGGCCGACGCGGGTGCGGCCGTCGCTGCCGGGCAGGGCGGGCTGCAGGACGTTCAGGCCCTCGACGATGAGGATGTCGGGGCGGCGGACGGTGAGCCGCCGGTCGGGGACGATGTCGTAGATCAGGTGGGAGTAGACCGGCGCGGTGACCTCGCCCTTGCCCGCCTTGATGTCGGCGACGAAGCGGGTCAGCGCGCGGCGGTCGTAGGACTCGGGGAAACCCTTGCGGGACATCAGGCCGCGGGCTTCGAGTTCGTGGGTGGGCAGCAGGAAGCCGTCCGTGGTGACCAGCTCCACGCGCGGGTGCTCCGGCCAGCGGGAGAGCAGCGCCTGCAGCAGACGGGCGACCGTCGACTTGCCGACGGCGACGGAGCCGGCGACCCCTATGACGAAGGGAGTGCCGGACTGCGAGCCCTTCTCGCCCAGGAAGGTGTT contains these protein-coding regions:
- the rpsI gene encoding 30S ribosomal protein S9, with translation MAETTAEQPLEETELVDIESYTTESEVPVEGEYTSESLASRFGEAQPAAGLGRRKNAIARVRIVPGSGKWKINGRTLEDYFPNKVHQQEVNEPFKVLELDNRYDVIARISGGGVSGQAGALRLGVARALNEADVDNNRGTLKKAGFLTRDDRAVERKKAGLKKARKAPQYSKR
- the glmM gene encoding phosphoglucosamine mutase produces the protein MGRLFGTDGVRGVANADLTAEMALGLSVAAAHVLAEAGTFEGHRPVAVVGRDPRASGEFLEAAVVAGLASAGVDVLKVGVLPTPAVAYLTGVLGADLGVMLSASHNAMPDNGVKFFARGGHKLADELEDAIETVYEEHRTGAPWDRPTGGGVGRVRSYDEGFDRYVAHLIAVLPNRLDGLRIVLDEAHGAAAWVSPEAFARAGAEIVTIGAEPDGLNINDGCGSTHLDKLKAAVIEHGAALGIAHDGDADRCLAVDHTGEEIDGDQILAVLALSMRERGVLRSDTVVATVMSNLGFKLAMEREGIHLVQAAVGDRYVLEEMKEHGYALGGEQSGHVIILDHATTGDGTLTGLMLAARVAETGRSLRELASVMERLPQVLINVPDVDRSRVGDSVELATAVGEAERELGSTGRVLLRPSGTEPLVRVMVEAADIDQARAVAGRLADVVKSALG
- a CDS encoding DUF389 domain-containing protein — encoded protein: MLHLRLITPAERTDDVVRLIERTVGATHLVVLPRAARNPAGDVVLCDVAREAGDELLSDLQELGLEETGSIAVENIDLSLSLRADKAEAEAPGEGADAVLWEHLTDATHEDSTLSVTYLAFITLATMIAACGVVLDNAVLIVGAMAVGPEFGPLAGISTSIVQRAPRLALRSLIALLVGFAVAMAVTVGFSLFMDALDLFSKDRLEGDRPQTGFVYAPDAFSFVVAVLAGVAGTLSLTSAKSGALVGVAISVTTVPAAANAAVALSYGDMNQTWGSAQQLLLNLLGIILAGTLTLLIQKWAWSKQRPPAKAT
- the coaA gene encoding type I pantothenate kinase; translated protein: MPRSAHRHRPEATPYVDLTRSEWSALREKTPLPLTAEELEKLRGLGDVIDLDEVRDIYLPLSRLLNLYVGATDGLRGALNTFLGEKGSQSGTPFVIGVAGSVAVGKSTVARLLQALLSRWPEHPRVELVTTDGFLLPTHELEARGLMSRKGFPESYDRRALTRFVADIKAGKGEVTAPVYSHLIYDIVPDRRLTVRRPDILIVEGLNVLQPALPGSDGRTRVGLADYFDFSVYVDASTEDIERWYLSRFRKLRQTAFQNPDSYFRKYTQVSEEEALDYARTLWRTINKPNLVENIAPTRGRAGLVVRKGPDHKVQRLRLRKL